The following are encoded in a window of Haloarcula halophila genomic DNA:
- a CDS encoding M48 family metallopeptidase, whose product MGVTGPHTWRLRARLLVLGVVLVAFDAVAVAVAYGLAHLAVGLAPLLWSDPGGLFSVGFGTGLLVPVVVVGTPLVLVAQSVFGYRMTLREGLSGATDPSETTPDSIAAMRRKIDRQDAVQSVRKRVDRLAHTADMAPPDVSIVESATPNSFVASRPGERTLVVTTALVEALADEELDAVLAHELAHLKHGDSVVMTAAAFLPTVTDRCRAIAVGVLRRSFLTAWLFDTDGSADARTLIAGQFEIALVVFAVAVLPVVAVLSLASTACYRLLSRIREYAADAGAVAICGSPAAMASALETLTTDHRPDGDLRAAETGVRELCVLPHSIEDDPGDSGGSGGVAGRIGGGWANLHARLLPGSHPDIDDRLHALRDRQAAVDDADESTF is encoded by the coding sequence ATGGGAGTGACGGGACCTCACACCTGGCGACTGCGGGCACGACTTCTGGTGCTCGGCGTCGTCCTCGTCGCCTTCGACGCCGTCGCGGTCGCCGTCGCCTACGGACTGGCGCATCTCGCTGTCGGCCTGGCACCGTTGCTCTGGAGCGATCCCGGCGGGCTGTTCTCGGTCGGATTCGGGACCGGGCTTCTGGTGCCGGTCGTAGTCGTCGGGACGCCGCTGGTGTTGGTCGCGCAGTCGGTGTTCGGCTACCGGATGACACTTCGGGAGGGACTGTCCGGAGCCACCGATCCGAGCGAGACGACCCCCGACAGTATCGCGGCGATGCGCCGGAAGATCGACCGGCAGGACGCTGTCCAGTCGGTCCGAAAGCGGGTCGACCGCCTCGCCCATACCGCCGACATGGCACCACCGGACGTCTCGATCGTCGAGTCGGCGACGCCCAACAGTTTCGTCGCCAGCAGGCCCGGCGAGCGGACGCTCGTCGTGACGACGGCGCTGGTCGAGGCCCTCGCCGACGAGGAACTCGACGCGGTGCTCGCCCACGAACTCGCCCACCTCAAACACGGGGACTCGGTCGTGATGACCGCCGCCGCCTTCCTCCCGACGGTGACCGACCGCTGCCGGGCGATCGCCGTCGGAGTGTTGCGCCGCTCGTTCCTGACGGCGTGGCTCTTCGACACCGACGGCAGTGCCGACGCCAGGACGCTCATCGCCGGGCAGTTCGAGATCGCTCTCGTGGTGTTCGCGGTGGCCGTGCTGCCGGTCGTCGCGGTGCTGTCGCTGGCCAGCACCGCCTGCTATCGGTTGCTCTCCCGGATCAGGGAGTACGCTGCCGACGCGGGTGCGGTCGCGATCTGTGGCTCGCCGGCGGCGATGGCCAGCGCCCTGGAGACGCTGACGACCGACCACCGACCCGACGGTGACCTCCGGGCCGCCGAAACCGGCGTCCGGGAACTGTGTGTTCTTCCCCACTCCATCGAGGACGATCCCGGTGACAGCGGTGGCTCCGGCGGCGTGGCCGGGCGGATCGGCGGTGGCTGGGCGAACCTCCACGCTCGGTTGCTTCCGGGGTCCCATCCCGATATCGACGACCGACTCCACGCTCTGCGGGACCGCCAGGCGGCCGTCGACGACGCCGACGAGTCGACGTTCTAA